The DNA region GACGAGGAGGAGCTGCTTGCAGCAGCTCACGGCCCGCCGGCCGGAGGCGGTGACTACGGCAAGACCTCAATGAAGGAGTAGGAGGGTTGGCGGCGGGGGTGCGCGATCTGGTGGCCAAGGGGGAAGCGAGAGCTGGGATTCCATCAGCACCCCACGAGGTGGCGGCCGCCGGAGCAGCACCACGACCCACGGGGAAGAAAGGCAGCAGCGGCACGAGAGGGACTGTTTGGCAAATAATTGGGGTCCTAATAGGGGTCTATCTGTaaatatttggatcgcgattattaatcgcgatccgaattaggGGTGTAAATGAAAATAACCGGATCGTAATTattaatttccatcagttgcaggggtgtatttgtaaagtgTAAGGGGCGATATATAAAATGTGAGTTTAAATTAGGGAGGTTTCTTTTTTGAAACAAAATTAGGGAGGTTTCTAAAACAACGTTGCTTGCTTTCTGCTCGCTGCCGCGGCGTCACCACGCCGGCCATGACGGCTCGCCGCCTCCGGCCAGCGGCCACCATCCCCTGAGTCTGTGCCAAAGGTTGGGGATCCGAGGAACGAAAAACGAAACGAGCAATCGTCAGCGGATACCGGCATGGTAGAGCTGCTGCAGCCGGCGCGAGGCACGGCGGCCCGCAGGTTGCGCTGCTACggctctcgccgccgccgtcgaagcAGACTACAACGTGCTTCCGGGCGAACCCACATCAAAAGCTAGCATTCGCAGGTCCTGATGGAGCTCGCAAGAGGCACGGCACGAATCACGGCCAGAGATAAGCTCTGCTGCAACGCTCGTCAGTGAATCAAGTGCCGTGTGAGGCTGCGGCGGAGCCTAGGCCAGGCCAATTGCTGCCTCATTGGTTCTGGGAATAGAGATCGAGTGGTTGCAGCGGCTCTCCCTTCTCCTTCGTCTCGCTTCCGGATCCTCATCGTCATGCTATTAGATAGGAGCGTGGAGGAAGAAGAGATCGCTTGAGGGAAGAAAAAGGATTAGGGACGCGTGCAGAAGCAAATCTGAATAACTAGAGAAGTTTTACGAGAGCAGAGAGCTCTGGAGGTGAAGCACACAAGTTTTTGAGGATGTTGGATCGTGCCTGAAACACACTTGCGTGCCACATGAACGACTACTGACGAAGAGTCCCATGGAGTTTCAATCTGTTTCTGTGTATCCATAACTTCTGTCAAACAATAGGCTGACATGTACCGATCAAGCATCAACCAGGAGAAAGCTTCATAGAAGTGGTTTAGGCAACGGGTTTGATCACCGCATGTCAATGCAACTTGGTCACTCGGCAGGACAGCGTAGAGGTAATATAGGTAAAACGTCTCGAACAACGATTCCAAATAAAAATCATTTCGAACAACATAGTTACATAACTATACATGTAATCTCCGCCTGATGTTTGGTCAAGCCCTACAATAAGCTGCACACAAAGAACAGGGCCAACCAGGGTATAGAACAAGAATAAGCGAGCAAGTATACAACAAAGTTGCCACCGATCGTCTTTCCAACTCGACATCAGTGGAGTGATGTCTGTCCGGCGAGATGGAGCAAGGCCTGCTTGTGATACGCCGTGCGGAGCTTCTTGTACTTTCGCACAAAGGTAGGCAGGTCGATGTCCTTCTCCAGGAACTTCTGGTGCAGCTCCTCAGACTCTTCGTCCAGCTTTGCCATTGATGCTGAGGAAACAAAATGTGATGAGTTCAGACATTTCACAAAATTCAAATACGTGGAATTAaagtttcttttttcttttcaacTGGTATTGCCGCATATCCACTGGGTGGCCACAGTGCCCTTCAAATTGATCACATCAACAAAAATCGAAAAAGTTCAGAAGATTCTAGCACGATCATGTTGCGCATGTACAAATATATGCGAACAGTGTGACATAAAATGTACATGGTATCCCATTATAGATCAAAAAGTAACCATAGTCAGATACTCAGATACAAGCATGTAACTGATAAGAAGAAAGGAATTGAAGATGTTATTGTTCAGAGTACTTACATTGGAGCTTGTCGAGCAGTGCAGCAGGGGAATAGGACCTCATAAAATCATCCTTTTGCCTCTCCAAATCAATCAACCTGTCTTGGGCAGCAGCTAGTTCTGTGGTTCTTATTATTGTGCACTGTACAAATTATATGCAAATGAAATGTCAGCACATAAATGAAGAAAGCTTCGCAGCAACAGTTTTGCAAGGCTGTTGTATTATTTTTTTTAATAATAAAAAGAATGACTACAGGGTTTGCTATCTTTCTTCATGTGATGTAGGTGACAGTGCTGCACCTGATTCCTAAGCTCCAAAATCCGCTGCTCCTTTTCTAAATTTTCCCCTGTAGTTTACAATACCAAAGAGAGTAAGAACAAGTTACGTATATCTTATTTGAAGTTCAGTATACTTTTGAAACACCATTATTTCTTTAAACCAATTGAAACACCATTAATTAAAGAAATAGAATGTATATAACTCACTGGCAAGTTGCAATGTCTCCTTTCGAAGCTCATCACGTACCTGAACATTAAAAGGGAGCATCAAGTCAGCAAATACACAAGACTCTTAAGGAATTTCCTATGTGGGTACACCAGAGATGAGCGATTGAGATATAACAAACTAAAACAGATAAACAGCAGTCAAACATCACAATACAAATACTTGCAGAACAATCACCACACATGGATAAGGGCAGAGGAAACATGGAAGTGGTGTTAGAACTCAGCTCATATGAGCATCTACAATATGTAAGCTTTCAATCATTCTGTACGTCAGTGTAGCATACAGACTGCAAAGAAGAAATAATGAACatataaaaaaaaagagaagtgcGAAACAGTTTGCAACTCTAACATCATGACTAATCAGGACGGTTTCAAAGGATTTTCCATAGGCAGTGTAGCATGGATAGCCAATACAAATGAAAAGACACTCTTATGAACCCCAATAATAATTGGAACCACCGAATGAGCACAAAAAATGTTGGTTATAATGCAGAAAGGATTTCAGCATCCTCTGGTGAAGTTAGCATCACAAATATCAAAAAGTGGTGAGCTTACATTGTTATGGGTTTTCACTTGATCAAGTGAATTAAAGAATGCATTATATGCCTCTTTGTCTTTCAATAGCCTCTGTAACTCCTCAATACTGCACAGAAAGGTTTGTCGACTCCAGTCAAATTATGCATCatcaggaaaaaaaagaaatttgTGCAAATAGAAAAGTTGTCAACATATACAATTCAGAAATGGAAAGCAGCAAAACAAATCAGCCATGCATAAACATTCCTTCCAAAATTATACAGCAGTTATCGACTAGTTCTCCTACACCAAGCATCATGTTTTAGAGAAGCAGTTTGTCTCTACTTTTGCCCCTAGAATCACCCTACAAGCTGCCTGGCTCTGGTTATTCAATCTTGACTTAACATACACAACACATTCACACATTATCCTTTTTCCAGTCTCGCATGGGTCCATCCAAATACGGATCTGTGATGTAATGGTGTATGCTGAACAACTATACCTTATTGTAACGTTAAGGTATCAATATTAGAGCAGTCATATGGCATGGATCTGGACACACTTTTCCTAAATCTCCTAGTTGGGGTTAACCCTTAAAGCATG from Panicum hallii strain FIL2 chromosome 9, PHallii_v3.1, whole genome shotgun sequence includes:
- the LOC112872800 gene encoding vacuolar protein-sorting-associated protein 37 homolog 1-like, whose protein sequence is MSWRFPLFSSQQQQTDPNFQDIPTQSWYPPSVVGSSSCPSTPTSSSASPHQRAPDHPQSSSRGQPSPAEAAGVIARLKDKSIEELQRLLKDKEAYNAFFNSLDQVKTHNNVRDELRKETLQLARENLEKEQRILELRNQCTIIRTTELAAAQDRLIDLERQKDDFMRSYSPAALLDKLQSSMAKLDEESEELHQKFLEKDIDLPTFVRKYKKLRTAYHKQALLHLAGQTSLH